CAGCTTGTGTCATATAACGAAATTAGAATTTTCCCTAGCCCGTACtacatgttttctttttttgtacgTTGTACATTAGATTCTCTACTTGAATTCTTGAGCTTTTATtgtttcgatattcgatcacgtactcttatatatatttgttgatTAAACAACGAACTACGCTATTgtcaaaataaaatatacatatgtatggaCTAACCTTACTCTTAATTCCCAGCTGTGAGGTTAGTCGTCAAGTTTTGTCAATATTAACGCACGATGTAAAGGTACTCGTAGAGCAAAGTATACTTTTTTCTTGTTGCACAATAACCGTATATGTAAATAAGTTCGTCACTTGACAATattctaataataattttgaGATTTGTTTCGACGTACCACCTTGAATGATGCCAAGTGTTTCGAATACCAAGTTATGCTAGTTTTCAAACACATTATCGAAAACATCGATATATCGATATGTTGTGAACGAACCAAGTATAGTAAAAACGTATGTAAATACGTATAAGCAAGTATAGGGTATGGGTATGTAACAGTTTGATCAGCTGGTGATCAGAAAATTTTAAAGCGTATTCGATCTGAAATTGGTATTGTTATTTAATTgttttaacaataatttttgCGTTAGTGCTACCAAAAAATTACATTCGCATTCTTCCTGCAGtatgtaatttgtaaaaatgaCTGGTTTAGTCGCCTTGTGTATGACTTGTTTCATTCTCTATTGTAGTTTCACTTGGTAAGATACATaatgattatatatattatactacaatttttataatattttagtaCCTTTTATTGACTAGTAatgttactttatttatctatcagGGTGATACCAAGGTTCTTGGCATGGTTAGTAAAGAGACGATACAAAATTTATCTACGTGTTGGTCACATTTCATTACCTTATTTTATATTACGGGAcgtaaatatttcgaaaaatggCTTTACATTGGTAAGTTTCTCtagaaaaagatagaaagattTACATTGCCATTGTGTTCTCATCTTCCAAAGCTTTAGAGAGTCGATCTATTAAAttttaacaaaatcaaattatatatatatggtgtttaatttcttacaattttagCAAGTGGAAGAGATCAGTATAAGAAGCAGTCTTTTTAGCAGTGACGTCGCAAAACTTTTAGCTGTGATTATGAAGGATGTCAGAATTAATAAAGATGTTCCAATAAAACCTGTACAGATAATAAGAAAACCAAGGAAGCCAATggattttcaaaataaaaaaattccaCCGATAATTATAACTTTTGTACAAGTATGTATATCACACTAAATCTATATACTAATGAATACGATAACTTATTTCTGTCAAGTTTATCGTACTATGCTAATGAAATGATTTCAACTAAGATTACTCGCTAACTTGAGAACTGTTTTGAAATGTTTTAGTTTATGGCTGTTCACATAGAAAATTTAAGTCTTCTGATTTTGGGTAATGGTTGGTTAGCTAATGGAAGTGCAGAGAGTCTGACTTTAGATGGTAGTGTTGTTCATGGAGCTCGTACTCTTCTTGCATCTGCTGCTATCATAGGTGGTGCCATGAAATTGTTGCGTCATGCATCAGACGCTTGCCTTTCACAGATATCCTTTGCTGGAACTGCCGAAGCAACTCTGAAAGCGCAAGGGGAACTTTCGGTAGAGGTATGAAGAGATTGTCTATAGGATTTGTATATGTCACACAAGCTTATTTGTCCTAACACGCAAATTGCAAAGGCTAGGAAGTAATGAGATACTATGTTGTGATTTAACGATGTAGCTCAATGCTTTGAACGATAGCTATTTGTGTTTAGCACACTTAATGGATGATCCTGAACAACTGTCCTTTGCAATGGGATTAGATTGGAATCAAGCAGGATATAATTTATAGAAATTGTACATCGGAATAACGCAGACAGAGGGTTCTGGAGGAGCAGGTCTCATTACATTCTTCAAAGACAGAAGTTCGTTAACTAATGCTGCATCTTCGTATTCAGATACACGTGTCGATCCTTCTACTAATCTCTTAGCTCGGTTAGCACCAGTTATACCAAAGGTGAATTCATTACTATCTACCACCGATCTATCCAAATTCAAAGACAAAAGCGCGAATtattaaagatttaaaaaagataaacataattaaatatattttcaggaTTTTATCCTGAAAGTGGGTAATTCTTCCATAATTACGGGTAGAGAAGATGGCGTAGTACTTGGTTTGGAAGGTACAATGAAGGGTTTGCAAATTAGCACGAAATTCCAACCATCTGACCTGCTATTAAATTTTACCTTAAATTTGGATGGATTATCAATTCGTAGTAAATTCCCTGTTTTGACATTACGATCATTAATAGTAAATTCAAAGGTACTACAGGACTTGCGTCTACAGATTGTTACTGTTTCACATTGTATTGTAACAGATTTATATTATCATGTAATATGATTATTACTTATACACATAGATGGAGCAAGACATTTTACAAATTGCTACACAGATCAGTAATCTTTCTATTATTTATGATCATAAAGACTGGGAGTCGATATTGTGTAATACCGATAATGAAGTTTCAAGACCTGTCGatagtataacgttaaaaaataaattaccaTGGTTAGACATTAGAGTAAATACTGAACTTTATGATTCGTCGTTATGCATCAAATTATTGGATGTTCACGAAGCTTCGTGTGGTGTAGCACATATGAAATTTTCGCTAAATACACTTACAGGTATGTGTAATGTGGCTTGTAATTGATACGTTTTACTTGTTCCTCTATATTAAGATACTTAATACATACTAAACTTAATAGTAATTATAGTAAATTACTAGTAATTATTTAATGATCGTTTAATTTCGTAGACATAATAGATAGTTGGAACACAGAGTTAGTAGTGGAATCTTTGTATTGTACCTTAAACGGTTCCAATACCATTATTTCGGAAACATCTCATCGATGGGGAACGCCTTTGTCTATCGGAGTATTATTAGCTACGACCCGTACCAATGCCATAGGGATTGCCGTTGATGCTCTTGTAACTGAATGGAGTCTGGAACTAGCTAGATTTCTTAAAGAGGCATACAAGTAAGATAtgcaagaaaaataaaaaataaatattctaattGATTTACTAAAAACTGGCTATTTGACAGATGTTGCCAAATGTACAATAGAAGAGCCGAAAcaatgaaaaatacgaaaaaatcgGATAGCGTTGTTCAATTAAATCTCAAAATtacaaattgtaatttattctttATCGCAGAAAACAatcgtatgtatatacatatatatatataaaatactacatatatattgaTCTATTCtatttaagaattttaatcAGGATGTTCAAGACCAATGTCTCGATTGATTGTTTAGTCTCTGTCATGATGCGTTTGGATACTGCAAATTTAGAGCACAATGCAAAACGATTAGTGGTCGTAACAGAGGGTGTTAGCGCGATCACATTGAATAAAAATGAACCAATTGTCTGTCAGCACGCACAAGCATTGGCACATCCATTTTTAGCTATAAGGAAGTGCAAAAGTGCAATTACATCTGAAGCGATAAATATTAGCTTAGATGGTACCAGTCTAGCATGGAGTCCGAATTTACATCTTCGCCTCTTACAACTTTGGTTGGAGTCTGCAGATTTTAGATCTATTATAAGTGGAGACTCATCGACATACACCACTCAAGGTTAATCTATACCTTATCcatttattcgttttatttttttaccctACATTTCTTTTATTGTATTTGtcttctttatatctttctactactacatttttactttattaaatCTTCTTTCTACAGATGAAGACACTGATAAACAGCACAAACGATTAATAGATATATTGGCTACTGGTGGGGTCAGTTTATCTATAGATATTTCTCCGAAACACTTTTTAGAGCTTTCATCGGACCAGTTACGTTGGACGCAAGGAGAATGGAGACTTAATTATATGCGTGTAACTTTAGATATGTCTGATATAATTATGATCGAAGGATTCGAATTAATCAGAGTATTGAGCAGCGAAGAGGTGCGACTAGaacgacaaagtaacgaaggtTTTGTTTTGGACTGGAACGAAACTTGGATGCTCAACATCGAATCAATAAAAGCTTGCTTTCCTTACGAACATCAATTTACTGACGCGATTCAGAATGAATTATTCAGTATAAAAAAATGGTTAAAAGAAATTcattcatcgtcgtcgtcgtcatcgtcgtcgtcgtcgtcgtcgtcgtcgtcgtcatcgtcgtcatcgttctcttcttcatcgtcatcgtcatcgagTCAGAGAAAAGAAAAGCGTTTACCGTGCgatttaattataaaagtacgTTTATATAGTAGACGTAGATTTACATGGAAGTAGTTGttctttataataaatataagcaAAGTATTTCACATGTTATAGATTAAAGAATGGATATTCGAAGTAAGCGATGATCCGTTTGAAGTACGTTTACGAGATAATTACGAATTATTGGAGGACGAATATAAAGAGAGCTTAAAAAGGCAAGCAATGCTTGATACTAAAGTGCAAGAACTCTGTCGAGCGCATTTGTTACTTCCTCAAGGTAAAGTTGAGGAACTGTACgctagtttaaataaaaaaaatgcggAGATATATGTACAACGGTGGAAACAAATGCAGCGCGCCGGCCCAGCTAGAACGCGTCTGTTTGCTTGGTCTATGTCGGATATCGAGATATTGGCTTTAGTCGACCCATCGATCGACGGTACGGAAAATGCAACGAGGGCTCTTCGAGAAATGGATGCGGAAACTCCCTGGCCAGAAGATGGTCTGGAATTCAGTACCTTATGGGTAAGGGGAATCAGTTTAAAGTGCGCCGAATGGAAATTACAATTGCGGGATTTTCCGCAACCGTTACTGTTGGTTGAGAGTTTAAGCGTTTGGGGTAGACTAGCTGGTGCAGAAGCTTTAGCACCGCCACGAGCCAGGCGAACTGTGAGAATCGAAATCGGTACTCCTTGGGAGGATATTGTCGTGGAAAGAGGCATGACATCTTTGAAATATTATCACGATCTGAACTGGGATATCGACAAGTTCAGATATGCGTTTGGGCCTTGTTGGGAACCGGTCATAGCGCAATGCAATCtcagtttcgagaaaatcatcCATCCGTCACGAGATCCGAGCCCTCCATTACCATTTTGGGACAAAATGCGATTGGCTCTCCACGGAAGATTAACACTTTGCGTGAAGCAGTTGACAGTTTTGCTACATGGTTCATTGGATCCGTACAATACCACGGAGGAGATGGAACTTACATGGACAGGATTGGAACTCGATTGGACGCAGGGAAGAATTATCGTAAAAGGAGATTTGGATGTTTATGTCCGTACGGCCAGTAAATACGATGATTGCAGATTACTTCATTTACCAAATGTACGTTTGAGCATAAAGTTAGCGTGGGTTTGCTTAGGTGATCCTAGAGACCATCATGCTGCGATACCTTGCGCTCCGGACAGATTACCGGAATATTCGAGCAATCAAGAGCACGACTCGTTCAGAGCGTTTCGATCTCAAAACTTGAATGTCAGCCTTTCTCTGGAAACGAAGCCAACCGGATCTCCAGCGTTAGCAAGTGCACCAACCGCCTTACTCTACGGCAGCACCCTCAGATGGTTCGAAAATCTAAAACTCATTCTCTCCGGCGCAACAAGACCAACGAGAAAAGGGCCACTTTTCAAGAATATCAGACCTAGGAAGAAACAGTTGAGCAGGCATTACAGGAAAGTTCGGTTGACACTGGCTTTCCATCAATTCCATGTTAGTTATTGGATGTCATTCGCTATGCAACGCGGTTTCGAAGTAACTGGTGGCAGAGTAGTTTGTAGTTGCGAACACAATTTGTCTTTGCATCCGATCGATGACGGACTAATACATCGACCAAGAGCCGAATGGTCGGTCGTGTATATGAATTGCGAACTTAATGATGCGGAAATTTGGTTGAAAAGCGCGCTTCACGAAGACAAGGAGAGTGCATCGCTCCGACAACCGGTAGAAAAGTGTTACTGTTTAAGCGTAGCTCGGGTCAGTTACGGCAGAGAGGCAATGGTAACCGGAGTCACCGGAGGGGATACTCCCACGCATAGACTTGTCGTACACGATTTGAAAGGGGCTTGGACAAAGACGAATAGAGACGTAGCGTTTGCACTTTTTGATTCTTTCATAAAAACTCAGCAGCTGAAGAAAAATCTGTCTACCGCAGCCCTGAAAGGCTTTCACAGAGAAAGTTCATCGACACCGCACAAAAATCGAACAAGATCAGTCGAGGTGCAAAACGTGACGACACAAGTAAATGCGTCATCCGCCACAAAACCGCAACAAGGTGAAGCTGTCGGTATGTTGCAGAGATTAATAGCCGAAGCTGCAAACAAACCGGTTGCGTTCAGTGACGATTTATCGGTACAAACGAGAGGTCAACAATTACGTGGACTAGCAGCTTGTCATCAAGATGATGTCCTTCACAAAAATTGGCTAAGTATGTGTGTGCATTTTACAATTATCTAATTTTATTCAACTTCAGTGTATAactgaaaaagaagaagaaaaagaaaagaaaaaattgtattgcTTTGTATTTTGCAGTTGCCTTAGTGAATAGTCAGGTATTATTAAAAGGTATCGAAACGCGAGGCTACGTGATCTTGTCCGCGGCTAAAGCGGAAATATTGCAAAGAGTTCATCAACCTGTGTGGAAAGAAAGAACTTTAGTATCAAAGACAACCTGGGTCGGATCGTTAGAATGTATGCAGTATTATGCGACTGTCAGTGCCAACATTGACGAAAATATCGACGATAATATAATGTGGTTGACATTAGACAATATACAAGTAAGTTGAAAATAATTAGAAGGTAAATTGTACAAGTAAAATTGTTTGAAATTGACGTTAACTAAAGTTTCTTGACCTATTAAATTAGGAGAAAGATTCAACTGTGATAGCTGGTTTACCAGATGTGCCGGCGCTGGTTGGTTCAGGACAGAGCGTCGGTGGTGTGGTAAGTCAAACGgttggcggtggcggtggcccTCAACACCAATTACAACGTATCGTCTCGAGATGTAAATGCGAATTCTTCTACGTTGGTTATGGACAAGCTTTAGACGTTGGCTCTATCGATCAAGTTCCACCACCGCCAAGAGAAGAAGTTAGCCCATGGGAAAGGAAAGATCTTTCAGCAGCTGACGCGTTTACATTGATGCATCACGATTTGGATGTTTGCACGAATTCGTTGCAGTACGCTATGATTTTAGATATCGTTAACAACTTGCTTCTTTACGTAGAACCGAGGAGAAAAGAAGCGTCTGAACGTTTGCAGAGAATGCGATTTCAATTGCAATTACACTCGGTTGAAGATCAAAAACGGCCGATTCAACAACTACAAAATACTGTGCGTGGTTTAGTGGCAAAATTAAGGAGATTGGAGCGTGAAACGTATTTGGTTCAAAAAGCTCTTGCGGAGGAATCTAGCCCTGAGTTATTAGCAGAAATGGAACGGCTAGAAGCTAGAGTTTTCGAATGTAAGGAACAGCTCGGAGCAAAAGCGGAAGAACTCGATGTAATGTTAAGCTGTTATAAGGAAACAACCGCCCCAACCACAGTTTCTACCACGTTGAAAGATAAACCGGCAGCAGTTGCTAGAGTAGCAGAAATTTGCTTCAAACACGCTCAGTGGAGATTAACGGATGCAGATGGTCAATTAGGAATCGCCGATCTTATATTAACTAATTTCTTATACACCAAAACTAGCAAAACCGACGATTCGGTTGAACATCTCCTTGAATTAGGATATGTTAGAATGACAAATTTATTGCCGAATCAAATCTACACGGAGGTGTTGACACCCACTGAACTGCAAAGTAATATGCCTGTTGATAGGCAACGAGCTCTTCGCGTTTTCTGTAGAGAAAAAGCACCGGTTGCTGGAATATCCGTCAAAGAACATTTCGAAATCAATGTTGTTCCACTAACGATAGGTAGGTAACTTGCATATTGTCGTATATCCTActtctcctccttctcctctctCTTCTCCTCCTACACCTTTCTACTTTCTTCTCTATCCTAACATTTTCATTTGTCTTCCAATGCTAATTGAGATCAATCGTTTTACTGTTAGGATTAACGAAAAAGTTTTTCAATACGATGCTCAAATTCTGTTTTCCTGAGAGAGATCCGGAAGGAATAGAGGAGCCACCTGCACCGCAACGAGATTCCTCCTTTTATGTGCCAATCGAAAGAAGGGATGACgtggaaaaaatgaaagaacgagcagataaaaataaactatttatatatattaaaatacctGAAGTACCCGTTCGTGTCTCTTATAAggtatttacaatcaattttcaCGAAACCATCATATTTCTGTTTCATATTGCTCTCAAACAAATTACGAGTTACCAaactaatattaataaatcacaTGTTTTTCCACGCGCACACGCATACACACGCAATCCACCAATAGggaaataaagagaaaaatttGGAAGATGTTCGGGATTTTGCTCTGGTAATACCTACGTTGGAATATCATAATGTTACTTGGACATGGCTCGACCTTCTTTTGGCTATGAAAAGCGATTCTAGACGTGTAATATTAAGTCAAGCTATTAAGcagaaattacaaataaaaccAAGAGGTCCACAGGAAGAATCCGCTCCGCAAGAAGAAGATAAAGCCCGACTTTTATTAGGTGCCAGACATTTACCGGGTGATGTGAGGAAGAAAAGTGTTTTCAAATTTAAGTAACATTTTAGATTTGTAACTCGATGAAATGttcatttatacaaatatacatagGATTGCAATATTTATTCTAATGGAATATTTAATAAGAAAGTTGTTAGTGCATTGCCAAGTATTTTTATTAAAGCCAAGCGATATTTGTACGGTTTTTTAACCACTTACACAACTCTATATGGTTTATTATTTGTTCAACTATTAACTGATATTGAACATTTTCATGTACGTTCATCACTCAAATTCGAGTAATGGTAACGGCATTCTGTTTTACTTGCAATTCCTTGTacaatttcgataaaattattctTAAGTAGTTAAAGTACCGTGAATGCGCCGAGATTAAAACGTTAATCTTCGTAAATAGTTGCTTTTCTTTAATTGATATTGTTTTTACTGCTCCGAAATTATTGTTCCaattatacattttaattattttgatttgtttgaaatttcacAATGAAACGTCGGTATCTGAATGAATTCCATATGTAATTTAACTTACATTGAGAATGATGCACGACTGTAATGTACGGTCACCTTCTATTGTTTACGATCGCAAAAATTTGTAATGTTCTATTAATGATCGAAAGTATTTTGTTACATTTTGATTGTAAATATTTCgttgttataaaaataaatggtaCAGTACATTCCAAtgatacttaatactcgtattATCGATGGAAGAAATATAGCCAGGTCTTAAATTAAAACATTGAGTAATATAGTTGATCGATCGATTGCAGGAATATCCAAGGTTACGCGTATGTAGAATTCCATCTTTCTCAATACTGAATCGTAGCAAAATTATAATGtgtaaataatacatatatgataATCGATTTTgcaatttcgttatatttctttcGCCGGCTACACATCACCTTATTTCcgattaaatatttacaatctGTATATAATACATCGTTAAAAACTAATTAAGGGAGCTTCTACAGTTTTTCTCGTATGCCTCCATTCATTCAAGTCTGCCAAAATTCTTCTACCATACATATTATGCAATTCGCGAAACGTTATCCTCGTTCTTGGAACATTTTCCGTTCTTCCTGGGGCAGATCTAACGCTCTGCGAGCGATGATGCAACTCGGATCTATTGAAAGGATTATGTCGTTGTCTTGGAGGAGCTTTTGGAGACTGAGCAGGAGCCATCACCATTGTTGTTTCTTCTTCTGCTGCATCCAGTTGTCTTTGTAATTCTGCTACCATTAATTTCATGTAATCATAGCTTGCACATGCTAAAGCTTTCATCCACTGCTCCATAGATTCCTATAAATTCCCCACAGTATAGATTCGTTCTCTACTGACCATTATTATAGAGACaataatttctattataaaaatcaaatttatcAAGAAATACTTTTACCTGAGATTCTGCTGCAAGAGCATAATTTCTATTGTTTGGACCATGAAATACGATCTGAAAACCAAATTGTTCTTCGTCTTCTGCTAATTCAATGGTACAACCTTCAAGAACTATCATGCCCACAGGTTCCTTATCACCGCGTCGgtcgaaataaaataatatatttcctTTGAGAACGAACCATCTTCTTTGATAACCACGATTCAATTCACCACGTTTGTTCAACCAACCTTCACGATCTACTGGTGTTGCTGAAGTTGCAAAAGCTACCATatttttctcgtttattttcattgcatttgaaattatacttttaaCCGAATCAAAAGAAAACTCTTAACTTCACGTGATGTTTTTCTTATCTAATCCGTCTTAATATTTATCAGTAGGAAAGCAATTTGTTTCCAACTTTTATATTGAACTGAAATAACCTTATAACCTTTAAAACGTATTTAGTTGCACTCGCAACAATGCATGATACAGTGGGAATCTGTAATATTTATGACACTAATTGACTAATATCGATTAATAAAAACGACACCTTTTTCCACTCtattaaaatgtttttttaCACAAAAAACAATTTATTTACAAGAAGGAAATACTTGATATAGAATAGAATTGCGATGTTCTCAATCAATTGCACTAACCTTCCTTGACAGGTTCCTGTAGCTATAAGTAAAagttatacatacatacatgctaTTTTATCGTGTTAAAGGATAAGTTGCGGTTACGCATATACTTTGTTACTCATTGTAAACGTTAAATACACGTCCATCTacattattatttgttaaacgTTGACATACGTTTATTTAACAATACAAAATGGGAAAGGGATTTAATAATTACATGTGCAAAAAATTTTTCCATCCAGCATCCCGAGACAACTTGAAACGAGTACGGTTCAACTACTGATATTTTTTTAGCCTATTTATGGTTCGTACTATGATTAAATTTACGATCCTTTTTTTAAGGTATGGATGGCTGAACAACAAGCAGAGGCTTATAAGAAAAAGCAAGAAGAATTACGTGTTCAATATGAAAAGGAACAGGATCTTCACAATAACAAGTGACCAAAATTATATTCATTCAGCAAATttctttgatatatttttatctataactttttatttattttattatgtgtTTTATAGAGCTTTGTTGAGTAAAGAAAGCAAGGATAAGCTTAGCGTAAATTTTATGTATGAACCGCCACCTGgagcaaaaaaagaaagagagaaagaagataaCGAGCCAGAGTATAAATTTGAGTGGCAACGCAAGTACAATGCACCAAGAGAAAGTTATTGTAAAGGAGACAGTGAAATAAGAGATCAACCATTTGGTATTCAAGTACGAAATGTTCGTTGTATCAAGTGTCATAAATGGGGACACATAAATACAggtttgtataataaatatgatatcaaaatatatatatacacacacatacacatatttATCCATATTAAACAATACATATTTTGATCACAGATAAAGAGTGTCCTCTGTACAGTCAAGCAATGAGCGTAGTAATGGCAAATAATTCACCAAGTACATCTGCTCCAGATGCTTTAACGTTAGTGCAACAAATGAGAGAAGATGGATTAGCACTGAAAAAGTGAGCACGGATTTAGAAAGatctcttcctttttccattGTTTTAACTGTTAAATAAATAGCTCCCTATTTTAAaactaaatattgaattttatttgtaGATCTGCTCTTAGTGCTCAACAACATTTACGAGTCCCTGAGCATGAACATCTTATGGTATCAGATGATGAAGAGCAATCTGAAATTACATTCTTGAAAACCTtgtctaaaaaagaaaaaaagaagttattatTGTATGTATTTCTTGCATCTGTATTTTGACAAGAACTTGagtttatttcaaaataatgtTAATTTGAGATCATACATGCTTAAATCAATAATGTTTATGATTGTAGGAAATTACAACAACTTGAGAAAAAAACCAAGAAAGCGGAAAAGAAGAAATtgaaagagaaacgaaataaACGCAAAAGAAATAATAGCGAATCAGAAACTGACagtagtagcagcagcagcagtgaTAGCTGTAGTGATAGTACTACTAGTAGTTCGAGTACTAGCATCATAAGTAGTAGTAGGAGCTCTGTGAATACCATTGATAAAACTTTAAATGATTACACATCAAAAAAGCTTaagaagaaacaaaagaaaaaggaaaaagcagGTTATATTTTAAATGGTGGCTCTATGAATCGTCatcggaaaaaagaaaaagatagaacaGGTAATCAGAAGAGAAGAAGTGAATTTAAGCATGAAAGGAAACCCAAATACAAGAAATATTATGGAAAAGATGTgaaagaaagtaaaaataaagattgtTATATCTACAAGAAAAGAAAGTTCATAGAATCTAATGAAGACAAAATCAGTGAAAATCAAAACAAAAAGAGAACTAaacgattttaaaattaattgtgTTTTCGATATCAAAAATACACGCATGGTGTAATGGCGCACGCTGTATCTGGTATTCACATAAGTTGTGTAGAGTACAAGAAGTACGATATATGCATAGTGAGTCACATATTCTATGTCATTCCAGAAGATATTAATTGCATTCCTTTTCATATGCTTTACGATCAAAAGTATAATTCTCAGTGTGAAAGTTGAGAATTTatgttatacatatacacaaaaatatttcatataccgCGACTTATCTTTCAAAACTATAAATGTTTCAACAAATACGCTCAATAGTTCATTTCAGGTGTAATAGTTTAATCTGACTCACCTTGTATATTCATATAGATGGAATAAAAAACACAAtgtatgtaattaattaataaattttaagtgaataatagaaataatagtttcataaatatatatttcagatGGAACAAGACtgtttaaagaaattttttacACAAATGTTATTTTAGACTTGTTATTATTTCATCCGTAGATGGCTATAATTggtattttattatgaatatgtAACATTAATATCATTAAGTATTAATAGGACTTTTGTTTTCAAGAGAATGTAACTGcttaat
Above is a genomic segment from Bombus vancouverensis nearcticus chromosome 1, iyBomVanc1_principal, whole genome shotgun sequence containing:
- the hob gene encoding bridge-like lipid transfer protein family member hobbit, yielding MTGLVALCMTCFILYCSFTWVIPRFLAWLVKRRYKIYLRVGHISLPYFILRDVNISKNGFTLQVEEISIRSSLFSSDVAKLLAVIMKDVRINKDVPIKPVQIIRKPRKPMDFQNKKIPPIIITFVQFMAVHIENLSLLILGNGWLANGSAESLTLDGSVVHGARTLLASAAIIGGAMKLLRHASDACLSQISFAGTAEATLKAQGELSVEKLYIGITQTEGSGGAGLITFFKDRSSLTNAASSYSDTRVDPSTNLLARLAPVIPKDFILKVGNSSIITGREDGVVLGLEGTMKGLQISTKFQPSDLLLNFTLNLDGLSIRSKFPVLTLRSLIVNSKMEQDILQIATQISNLSIIYDHKDWESILCNTDNEVSRPVDSITLKNKLPWLDIRVNTELYDSSLCIKLLDVHEASCGVAHMKFSLNTLTDIIDSWNTELVVESLYCTLNGSNTIISETSHRWGTPLSIGVLLATTRTNAIGIAVDALVTEWSLELARFLKEAYKCCQMYNRRAETMKNTKKSDSVVQLNLKITNCNLFFIAENNLSVMMRLDTANLEHNAKRLVVVTEGVSAITLNKNEPIVCQHAQALAHPFLAIRKCKSAITSEAINISLDGTSLAWSPNLHLRLLQLWLESADFRSIISGDSSTYTTQDEDTDKQHKRLIDILATGGVSLSIDISPKHFLELSSDQLRWTQGEWRLNYMRVTLDMSDIIMIEGFELIRVLSSEEVRLERQSNEGFVLDWNETWMLNIESIKACFPYEHQFTDAIQNELFSIKKWLKEIHSSSSSSSSSSSSSSSSSSSSSFSSSSSSSSSQRKEKRLPCDLIIKIKEWIFEVSDDPFEVRLRDNYELLEDEYKESLKRQAMLDTKVQELCRAHLLLPQGKVEELYASLNKKNAEIYVQRWKQMQRAGPARTRLFAWSMSDIEILALVDPSIDGTENATRALREMDAETPWPEDGLEFSTLWVRGISLKCAEWKLQLRDFPQPLLLVESLSVWGRLAGAEALAPPRARRTVRIEIGTPWEDIVVERGMTSLKYYHDLNWDIDKFRYAFGPCWEPVIAQCNLSFEKIIHPSRDPSPPLPFWDKMRLALHGRLTLCVKQLTVLLHGSLDPYNTTEEMELTWTGLELDWTQGRIIVKGDLDVYVRTASKYDDCRLLHLPNVRLSIKLAWVCLGDPRDHHAAIPCAPDRLPEYSSNQEHDSFRAFRSQNLNVSLSLETKPTGSPALASAPTALLYGSTLRWFENLKLILSGATRPTRKGPLFKNIRPRKKQLSRHYRKVRLTLAFHQFHVSYWMSFAMQRGFEVTGGRVVCSCEHNLSLHPIDDGLIHRPRAEWSVVYMNCELNDAEIWLKSALHEDKESASLRQPVEKCYCLSVARVSYGREAMVTGVTGGDTPTHRLVVHDLKGAWTKTNRDVAFALFDSFIKTQQLKKNLSTAALKGFHRESSSTPHKNRTRSVEVQNVTTQVNASSATKPQQGEAVGMLQRLIAEAANKPVAFSDDLSVQTRGQQLRGLAACHQDDVLHKNWLIALVNSQVLLKGIETRGYVILSAAKAEILQRVHQPVWKERTLVSKTTWVGSLECMQYYATVSANIDENIDDNIMWLTLDNIQEKDSTVIAGLPDVPALVGSGQSVGGVVSQTVGGGGGPQHQLQRIVSRCKCEFFYVGYGQALDVGSIDQVPPPPREEVSPWERKDLSAADAFTLMHHDLDVCTNSLQYAMILDIVNNLLLYVEPRRKEASERLQRMRFQLQLHSVEDQKRPIQQLQNTVRGLVAKLRRLERETYLVQKALAEESSPELLAEMERLEARVFECKEQLGAKAEELDVMLSCYKETTAPTTVSTTLKDKPAAVARVAEICFKHAQWRLTDADGQLGIADLILTNFLYTKTSKTDDSVEHLLELGYVRMTNLLPNQIYTEVLTPTELQSNMPVDRQRALRVFCREKAPVAGISVKEHFEINVVPLTIGLTKKFFNTMLKFCFPERDPEGIEEPPAPQRDSSFYVPIERRDDVEKMKERADKNKLFIYIKIPEVPVRVSYKGNKEKNLEDVRDFALVIPTLEYHNVTWTWLDLLLAMKSDSRRVILSQAIKQKLQIKPRGPQEESAPQEEDKARLLLGARHLPGDVRKKSVFKFK
- the LOC117153331 gene encoding sesquipedalian-1, which gives rise to MKINEKNMVAFATSATPVDREGWLNKRGELNRGYQRRWFVLKGNILFYFDRRGDKEPVGMIVLEGCTIELAEDEEQFGFQIVFHGPNNRNYALAAESQESMEQWMKALACASYDYMKLMVAELQRQLDAAEEETTMVMAPAQSPKAPPRQRHNPFNRSELHHRSQSVRSAPGRTENVPRTRITFRELHNMYGRRILADLNEWRHTRKTVEAPLISF